The following DNA comes from Verrucomicrobiia bacterium.
CGATCAGGCCCTCGCTCTCCTCGCGCTCCGCCCCGACCCGCCCGTAGTCGCCCTTGCGCAGCCAGAAATAGGCGATGCGGTCGTTGTGGGTCAGCCGGCTCTGGCGATACACGTGCCGCAGCAGGCGGAAGCGGGACATCGGGTGCGAGTCGTACACCCGGTGCCCGATGCGGCCCAGGTCGGCTCCGGCACTGACCAGTTCGGCCGCCGCCCGGAAGGTCTCCGGCCGGGTGCTGGCGTAGCGGAACGATCCGGTGTCGGTCGAGATCGCCGTGAACAGGCAGTCGGCGATTGCCGGGGTCACCGGCCACGACCCGGCCTTGAGCAGATCCAGCACCAGTTCCCCCGTCGAGGGCACGTCCGGCACGATCCAGTTCACATCGCCGTAACGGGTGTTGCTCGGATGATGATCGATGTTGATCAGTGTCCGGCGATTCCCAATGCAGTCGGCCACCCTGCCCAACCGCTCGAAGCTGGCGCAGTCGGCCGCCACGACGCAGTCGAAGGAATGCCCCTCTTCCGGCAGGGTCAGGAAGCCGTCCGGGTCCAGGAAGGCGAGCTTCCTCGGGACGGGGTCCTCGTTCCAGACGTGGACGCGCTTGCCGGCGGCCCGCAGGGCCAGTCCGATGCCGAGCTGCGACCCGACGCAATCGCCGTCGGGCCGAACGTGGCCCGCCACACACACCGACTCCGCGCCGCGCAGAATCTTGATGATGTCCTCCAAAGGATCCGCTGATTCGCTCATGATTCGCCCGAATCGCGCTCGATCTCGCCGAGGATTTCGAGGACCCGGTCGCCGCGGGCGATCGAATCATGCACGACAAACCGCAGGTGCGGCGTGTAGCGCAGGACGACCGCCCGTCCGAGCCGGTTCTGGATCGGGATGGTATGGTCTCGAAGCAGGGACAGCGCCTGCTTCCGTTGTTCTTCCGTGCCGATGAGGCTCACGAACACCTTGGCCGACTGGAGATCGTGGGCGAGGCCGACGTCGGTCACGGTGATGACGCCGCCCTTCTCGATGGGGATTTCCTGGCGGATGATCTCCCCCAGCTCGCGCTTGAGGAGTTCACGAACGCGTTCGTACCGCACCCGTTGCATGATCGATGGGGATGACCGGCTGGCCGGGACCCGTCGGGTCCCTACAGTTGCTGCGGCACCTTTTCCACGGTGTAGCTCTCGATCAGGTCGCCCACCTGAAACTCCTCGAAGCTGGAGACCCGGATGCCGCACTCCATGCCGGACCGCACTTCGGAGACTTCGTCCTGGTAACGCCGCAGCGTCTGCAGGACGCCGTCGTGGATGACCTCCTTGCGCCGCACGACACGGGCCTTGCCCTTGACGATGCGGCCGTTGACCACCATGCAGCCGGCCACACTGCCGCCCTTGGACAGCTCGAAGATCTGCCGCACCTCGGCGGTGCCGAGGGTGACTTCCTTGAGTTCCGGATCGAGCAGGCCGGCCATGGCCATGCGGACTTCGTCGATCAACTCGTAGATGATCGCGTACTGCTTGATCTGAACGCCCTCGCGTTTGGCGGCGGCGGGCACCCCGTTGTCGAGGCGGGTGTGGAATCCGACCACGATGCCCTTGGAGGAGGCGGCGAGGATGACGTCGCTCTCGCTGATGGTGCCGACGGCGCTGTGGACGATTTCGAGACCGACCTTCGGGCTCTGGTTCTTCTTCAGGGCCTCGACGATGGCCTCGACCGAGCCCTGGGTGTCCCCCTTGATGACGATCCGCAGCATCTTCGCGGTCTGCTGCTCGATCGCCTTCATCAGGTTCTCGAGGGTGACCCTCGGCCCGCGTTCGCGTCCGAGCGCCTTGGCCTCCAGTTCCGCCTCCTCGGCGAGCTGCCGGGCGACGCGCTCGTTTTCGACCACGGTGAACTCGATGCCCGCCTCGGGCACGCCGTTCAGGCCGAGCACCTTCACCGCCACGGACGGCCCGGCCTCCTTCAGCCGCTGTCCCTCCTCGCTGATGAGGGCGCGGGTCCGGCCGTAGTAATGGCCGCACAGGATGGCATCGCCCAGTTTGAGGGTTCCCTTGCGGACCAGCACCGTCGCCGTCGGGCCGCCGGGTTCGAGGCCGGACTCGATCACGTTGCCCTTGGCCCGCCGTTTCGGGTTGGCCTTCAGCTCCATGACCTCGGACTGGAGCACCAGCATCGAGAGAAGCTGGTCCACGCCGGCCTTGGTGGAGGCGGAGACATCGACGTAGATCGTCTCGCCACCCCACTCCTCGGGGACCAGTCCGTGCTCCTGCAACTGCTGCCGCACCCGCAACGGGTTGGCTGCCGGGAGGTCGCACTTGTTGACCGCCACCATGATCGGCACCTTCGCCGCCTTGGCGTGGTTCAAGGCCTCGACGGTCTGGGGCATGATCCCCTCGCTGGCCGCCACCACCAGGATCACAATGTCGGTCACGTTCGCCCCCCGCGCTCTCATCGCGCTGAAGGCGGCATGGCCCGGCGTGTCCAGAAACGTCAGTTGCTGCAGCTCCGAAGGCCGCTCCGGGTGCGGCACCTGGATGGTGTAGGCACCGATGTGCTGGGTGATCCCACCCGTCTCCCGTGCCGCCACGTTCGACTTCCGGATCACGTCCAGGAGCGTCGTCTTTCCGTGATCGACATGCCCCATGATCGTGATCACGGGCGGGCGCGACTTGAGATCCTCCGGCTTCTCCTCGACGTCCGGAGCGATCTTCTTCACCGGGGTATGGACCTGCCCCGCCCCCTTCTCCCGGCGCTCGACCTCGAAGCGGAATCCGTGACGGGCCGCGATGAACTGGGCGACCTTCTCGTCGATGGCCTGGTTCAGGTTGGCGAACACCCCCAGTTCCATCAGGTCGTGCAGGAGCCGGTACGCCTTGATCCCCATCCGGTCGGCCAGGTCGCGCACGATGATGGGCGGCTTGAGCGTGATCAGCTTCCCGCCAGCCGGGGCCACAAAATCCGGGAGCGCCGGCCCCTTGTTGGCCCCACCCGGCCCCGCGGCCGGCCCACGTGCTGCCGATGACGCCGCTCCCGGACGCCCCGCGCCAACGCCGGTCGGCGGCCCGCCCGGCCTTGAAAACCCGCCCGGCGCCCCGGGCCGACCACCGCCCCCCCGAGGCGGCTCCGGCCGTCGCGGCGGAGGCGGCGGAGGTGCGGGCCGAACCGCCGGACGCGCCCTCTGCGGGAGTTCGATGCGACCGACCAGTTCACCGAGTCCCGGCACCCGGGGTGCGGGACGCGCAGGCGGCGGGGGCGGGGCGGGCGGCGCCTCCGAAGCAACGGGTTCTGGCGTGGAAGCGGGGGTTCCGGTGACCGCCGCCACCGGTTCCGGCTCGACGACGGGCACGCCCGCCTCCGTCGTAGCGGCAGGTGCTGCGGCTTCCGTCGCGACCGCGGGCACCGCCGGTTCCTGCTCCACAGCGGCCTCGTCCGTTCCGGCGTCCGCCGTCGCTTCCACCCTCGCAGGCCCTTCCGCGGCGGCAACCGGCGCCGACTGGTCGGGCACCGGAGCCTCCACGGCCGGAA
Coding sequences within:
- a CDS encoding bifunctional oligoribonuclease/PAP phosphatase NrnA, which gives rise to MSESADPLEDIIKILRGAESVCVAGHVRPDGDCVGSQLGIGLALRAAGKRVHVWNEDPVPRKLAFLDPDGFLTLPEEGHSFDCVVAADCASFERLGRVADCIGNRRTLINIDHHPSNTRYGDVNWIVPDVPSTGELVLDLLKAGSWPVTPAIADCLFTAISTDTGSFRYASTRPETFRAAAELVSAGADLGRIGHRVYDSHPMSRFRLLRHVYRQSRLTHNDRIAYFWLRKGDYGRVGAEREESEGLIDHIRAIEPVIVACVFEEQEDGVVRVSLRSKSDGVDVNAVAQQFGGGGHKAAAGARLTGTRLAVQRKMLRALRQAIDRAARRSP
- the rbfA gene encoding 30S ribosome-binding factor RbfA yields the protein MQRVRYERVRELLKRELGEIIRQEIPIEKGGVITVTDVGLAHDLQSAKVFVSLIGTEEQRKQALSLLRDHTIPIQNRLGRAVVLRYTPHLRFVVHDSIARGDRVLEILGEIERDSGES
- the infB gene encoding translation initiation factor IF-2, whose protein sequence is MPVRIYDIARKLGLESKVVIAKAKELGITNAKVASSTLDKITAEYLLDRLGPPPGESPPETPVESPATAPPEPAPVPEPVVPPTVAAIPEAAPPAGETIPSSTVETPAADTRPDGHEAQLEAAATREGADITAERSVGEVPAVEAPVPDQSAPVAAAEGPARVEATADAGTDEAAVEQEPAVPAVATEAAAPAATTEAGVPVVEPEPVAAVTGTPASTPEPVASEAPPAPPPPPARPAPRVPGLGELVGRIELPQRARPAVRPAPPPPPPRRPEPPRGGGGRPGAPGGFSRPGGPPTGVGAGRPGAASSAARGPAAGPGGANKGPALPDFVAPAGGKLITLKPPIIVRDLADRMGIKAYRLLHDLMELGVFANLNQAIDEKVAQFIAARHGFRFEVERREKGAGQVHTPVKKIAPDVEEKPEDLKSRPPVITIMGHVDHGKTTLLDVIRKSNVAARETGGITQHIGAYTIQVPHPERPSELQQLTFLDTPGHAAFSAMRARGANVTDIVILVVAASEGIMPQTVEALNHAKAAKVPIMVAVNKCDLPAANPLRVRQQLQEHGLVPEEWGGETIYVDVSASTKAGVDQLLSMLVLQSEVMELKANPKRRAKGNVIESGLEPGGPTATVLVRKGTLKLGDAILCGHYYGRTRALISEEGQRLKEAGPSVAVKVLGLNGVPEAGIEFTVVENERVARQLAEEAELEAKALGRERGPRVTLENLMKAIEQQTAKMLRIVIKGDTQGSVEAIVEALKKNQSPKVGLEIVHSAVGTISESDVILAASSKGIVVGFHTRLDNGVPAAAKREGVQIKQYAIIYELIDEVRMAMAGLLDPELKEVTLGTAEVRQIFELSKGGSVAGCMVVNGRIVKGKARVVRRKEVIHDGVLQTLRRYQDEVSEVRSGMECGIRVSSFEEFQVGDLIESYTVEKVPQQL